Proteins from one Maniola hyperantus chromosome 25, iAphHyp1.2, whole genome shotgun sequence genomic window:
- the LOC117993841 gene encoding CD151 antigen-like, whose protein sequence is MSSLSVSKVVLYILNTLFLILGLAIAAASIWFFCEVHDFTRLRNSNHYLLDYTVYWPQAIPWVFFIVAILIIGVSVCGFTSARKKSKGLLTMYVTAMSIVIVLLIAASVIALVFADNKSTDDFVKDTVWDVYFQSKNENDVAEAFGVIERKLHCCGADSPRDYKNWKAEFPMSCCDVFYRGWLDPYAIDCAFTNKLANERHGCSTVAAQYARITIKVLSGAAIFTALIGIIAVVFAVTMYKSLKIRNRPPPTHESESKKVLL, encoded by the coding sequence ATGTCGTCACTCAGTGTTTCCAAAGTCGTTCTCTACATTTTAAACACACTTTTTTTGATACTTGGACTCGCCATCGCCGCGGCGTCTATATGGTTCTTCTGTGAAGTTCATGATTTCACAAGATTAAGGAATAGCAACCATTACTTGCTGGATTACACCGTGTATTGGCCTCAAGCGATACCATGGGTCTTCTTCATAGTGGCAATTCTCATCATTGGAGTGTCTGTATGCGGATTCACCAGTGCTAGAAAGAAGAGCAAAGGATTACTGACAATGTATGTAACTGCGATGTCTATAGTAATTGTTTTACTTATCGCCGCTTCAGTGATTGCTTTGGTGTTCGCCGACAACAAGTCCACTGACGACTTTGTGAAGGATACTGTTTGGGATGTTTACTTCCAATCGAAGAATGAGAATGACGTCGCGGAAGCTTTTGGAGTTATTGAGAGGAAACTACATTGCTGTGGAGCTGACAGCCCCAGGGACTACAAAAATTGGAAGGCTGAGTTCCCAATGTCGTGCTGTGATGTTTTTTACCGTGGATGGTTGGATCCTTATGCCATTGATTGCGCGTTCACAAATAAATTGGCGAATGAAAGACATGGATGTTCAACAGTAGCAGCTCAATACGCGAGAATCACCATCAAGGTCCTGTCCGGAGCCGCCATTTTTACAGCCTTGATTGGCATAATAGCCGTTGTGTTCGCCGTGACTATGTATAAAAGTCTGAAGATCAGAAACCGACCACCGCCCACGCACGAATCGGAAAGCAAAAAAGTTCTATTGTAA
- the LOC117993842 gene encoding 23 kDa integral membrane protein-like — MAKEDLLKGVLYVMNIIYAVFGLVTAATGIWFFVQLSEFVALRNSNHYLLDYRVYWPQVAPWLFIILGLFVIMVSFCGWCGANRESRGLLGMYGLFMILIVIGQLLAATLIFVFVDGEDTDKFIKDTVYDGYYNSQSNPDVFKAFGKIERKLRCCGANDARDYRSWRNDLPLTCCLDSYYRATCDFTDKEANERLGCAKVAAVYTKIISSSVAGASLLISLVEITGVIIAWKLFNSLREVEHYITERKEGETEC, encoded by the coding sequence atggcgaaagAAGACCTTCTCAAAGGTGTTCTGTATGTTATGAACATAATATACGCGGTGTTCGGATTAGTGACAGCGGCTACAGGAATCTGGTTTTTCGTGCAACTTTCCGAATTTGTTGCGTTGAGAAATAGTAACCACTATTTACTGGATTATAGGGTTTACTGGCCTCAAGTTGCACCATGGCTGTTTATAATTCTCGGATTATTTGTGATCATGGTATCTTTCTGTGGATGGTGTGGTGCTAATAGAGAAAGCAGAGGACTTCTTGGAATGTACGGacttttcatgattctaattGTTATTGGACAACTGCTCGCCGCAACTTTAATCTTCGTTTTCGTCGATGGAGAAGACACTGATAAATTCATAAAGGACACAGTTTATGATGGATACTACAATTCTCAATCCAACCCGGATGTCTTCAAAGCTTTTGGGAAAATTGAAAGGAAACTAAGATGCTGTGGTGCCAACGACGCTCGGGATTATAGAAGCTGGAGAAACGATCTGCCTTTAACCTGTTGTTTGGACAGTTATTACAGAGCAACCTGTGACTTTACCGATAAGGAAGCGAATGAAAGATTAGGATGTGCTAAAGTGGCAGCGGTTTACACCAAGATTATCAGTTCTTCAGTTGCTGGTGCTTCGTTACTTATATCTCTAGTTGAGATAACTGGTGTTATTATCGCTTGGAAACTCTTCAATTCTTTGAGAGAGGTGGAACATTATATAACGGAGAGAAAAGAGGGTGAAACTGAGTGCTAA